A genomic window from Quercus lobata isolate SW786 chromosome 10, ValleyOak3.0 Primary Assembly, whole genome shotgun sequence includes:
- the LOC115963281 gene encoding pentatricopeptide repeat-containing protein At1g10910, chloroplastic isoform X2, with translation MQQNGKINASSYSSYMKFMRKNLNPVKAMEIYNGIKDESAKNNVFICNSVLSCLVRNGKFDSSIKMFHQMKQDGLMPDVVTYSALLAGCIKVKHGYSKALELVRELQHSGLHMDSVIYGTLLAICASHTKLEEAESYFNQMKDEGHSPNVFHYSSLLNAYSISGNYRKANELVQDMKSAGLVPNKVILTTLLKVYVRGGLFEKSRELLAELETLGYADEEMPYCLLMDGLAKAGRIDEAKSLFQEIKEKSIRSDGYAHSIMISAFCRGGLLEEAKQLARDFEATYDRYDLVMLNTMLCAYCRAGEMESAMQMLRKMDELAICPDYNTFSILIKFFCKERLYLLAYQTMEDMGSKGHHPEEELCSTLIFHLGKIKAHSEAFSVYNMLRHSKRTMCKALHEKILHILIAGGLLKDAYVVVKDNAGLISKPAVKKFATAFLKSGNINLINDVIKAIHGSGHKIDQELFQMAISRYIEQPEKKELLLQLLQWMPGQGYVVDSSTRNLILQNSQLFGRQLIAEILSKQHMVSKASRSCRETTN, from the exons ATGCAACAAAATGGGAAGATAAATGCTTCATCTTATAGCAGTTATATGAAGTTCATGAGAAAGAACCTAAATCCTGTAAAGGCGATGGAGATATACAATGGCATTAAAGATGAATCAGCAAAAAACAATGTGTTCATATGTAATTCTGTTCTTAGTTGTCTGGTTAGGAATGGCAAGTTTGATAGCAGCATTAAAATGTTTCATCAGATGAAGCAGGATGGTTTAATGCCAGATGTTGTTACATATAGTGCG CTGCTTGCAGGTTGCATCAAAGTTAAACATGGTTATTCTAAGGCATTAGAGCTGGTTCGGGAGCTTCAACATAGTGGGCTGCACATGGACAGTGTAATTTATGGGACACTTCTAGCTATTTGTGCTTCACATACTAAATTGGAAGAAGCAGAAAGCTATTTTAACCAGATGAAAGATGAAGGTCATTCGCCAAATGTGTTTCACTACAGTTCTTTGCTCAATGCTTACTCAATTAGTGGAAACTATAGAAAGGCCAACGAGTTGGTTCAAGATATGAAATCTGCAGGGTTAGTACCAAATAAG GTAATTTTGACAACTTTATTAAAGGTATATGTTAGAGGAGGcttatttgaaaaatcaagAGAACTATTGGCTGAACTGGAAACTTTGGGCTATGCTGATGAAGAG ATGCCATACTGTTTATTGATGGATGGCCTTGCTAAGGCTGGGCGTATAGATGAAGCTAAATCACTCTTTCAAGAAATAAAGGAGAAATCCATTAGATCTG ATGGCTATGCCCACAGCATCATGATCTCAGCATTTTGCCGGGGTGGGCTTTTGGAAGAGGCAAAGCAGTTGGCCAGGGATTTTGAAGCAACCTATGACAGATATGATTTGGTTATGTTGAACACAATGCTCTGTGCTTACTGCAGAGCAGGTGAAATGGAAAGCGCAATGCAAATGCTACGGAAAATGGATGAATTAGCAATCTGTCCTGATTATAATACTTTTAGTATCCTAATCAAATTTTTCTGTAAGGAGAGGTTATATCTGCTTGCTTATCAGACTATGGAAGACATGGGCAGTAAAGGTCACCACCCAGAGGAG GAACTTTGTTCTACATTAATATTTCATCTTGGTAAAATAAAAGCACATTCAGAAGCATTTTCTGTTTACAATATGTTGAGACATAGTAAGAGAACAATGTGCAAGGCTCTTCATGAGAAGATTCTGCACATTCTAATAGCAGGAGGGCTTCTCAAAGATGCCTATGTAGTAGTCAAG GACAATGCAGGTTTGATTTCTAAACCTGCAGTAAAGAAATTTGCGACTGCATTTTTGAAGTCAGGAAACATCAACTTGATAAATGATGTTATAAAGGCCATCCATGGTTCTGGCCACAAGATTGATCAG GAATTATTTCAGATGGCAATATCGCGTTATATTGAGCAACCTGAAAAGAAGGAATTGCTTCTACAACTGTTACAATGGATGCCAGGTCAAGGTTATGTTGTTGATTCATCTACGAGAAACCTTATCCTCCAGAACTCGCAGTTATTCGGTCGCcaactaattgctgaaatattGTCCAAGCAGCATATGGTATCAAAAGCATCGAGATCTTGTAGGGAAACTACCAATTAA
- the LOC115962527 gene encoding uncharacterized protein LOC115962527 isoform X2 — protein sequence MPCSEKEALVRLFYNVSSSFQLLFLFLYCSSFILPKFFHFLGRNPIIQRNQNRYEYNLSEDEAEVEVEEEEEDERYFHVECNEKDLLVADIIGGGESLLFLPKHPRRNQTLSEEFITPQESLFEDPDEDSALEIENLSVKCVHESDGEHDVEDVFEEEIPTRDADSVYKSETNQGGPSMLISKDLHKSEVEDNDKNCDDYHNLEHESKKSETTNFSEDEKFFTFAPPKSERKKSIVQEKEEDEIFGDSCTAGSTSKSSSEWRSSVNYSEDPLSSSSRRSCPKWESYTMFQKYDEEMMFLDRISAQKLHETESLRSVLVGPRSMSERIVHKISTIKKRPSDNRRNPYHELEAAYVAQICLTWEALNWNYKNFLQKRASWRDNDPGCPAHVAQEFQQFQVLLQRYIENEPYEQGRRPEIYARMRLLAPKLLLVPEYRDSEDDQKEDGFGSRISSDDFLLILEDGIRTFMNFLKADKEKPCQVISAFFRRNRRGSVDPTLLHLMKKVNQKKKMKLKDLRHPRVCLMRKRKLKVNEEMEILMGLIDLKVVSRVLRMNDIVEEQTHWCEAKMSKVRVVEGKLQRDSSPLFFPAH from the exons ATGCCATGTTCAGAAAAAGAAGCTCTTGTTAGGCTGTTCTACAATGTCTCGAGTTCATTCCagctcctcttcctcttcctctacTGCTCCTCCTTTATACTTCCCAAGTTCTTCCATTTTCTTGGCAGAAATCCAATAATTCAAAG AAACCAAAATCGATATGAATATAACTTATCAGAGGATGAAGCAGAagtagaagtagaagaagaagaagaagatgagaggTATTTTCATGTTGAGTGCAACGAAAAAGATCTTCTTGTAGCTGACATCATTGGTGGCGGAGAATCACTattgtttttgccaaaacacCCTCGGAGGAATCAAACTCTTTCTGAAGAATTCATTACTCCACAAGAGAGCTTATTTGAAGACCCAGATGAAGATTCTGCCCTTGAAATTGAAAACCTCTCTGTTAAATGTGTTCATGAATCTGACGGAGAGCATGACGTTGAAGATGTGTTTGAAGAAGAGATTCCTACAAGAGATGCTGATTCAGTTTACAAATCTGAAACAAATCAAGGTGGGCCCTCCATGCTGATTTCTAAAGACCTACACAAAAGTGAAGTGGAAGACAATGACAAAAACTGTGACG ACTATCATAATCTAGAACATGAAAGCAAGAAGTCAGAGACAACAAATTTCTCAGAGGATgagaaattttttacttttgcacCACCCAAGTCAGAGAGAAAGAAGTCAATAGTTCAAGAAAAGGAGGAGGATGAGATATTTGGTGATTCATGCACTGCTGGCTCTACATCTAAGAGCTCGTCAGAGTGGAGAAGCTCAGTTAATTATTCTGAGGATCcactttcttcttcatcacGAAGGAGTTGTCCCAAATGGGAATCGTACACAATGTTTCAAAAATATGATGAGGAAATGATGTTCCTAGACAGAATAAGTGCACAAAAGCTTCATGAAACTG AGTCACTTAGGTCTGTTCTAGTGGGTCCAAGATCAATGTCAGAGAGAATTGttcataaaatttcaacaataaagaaaaggcCATCAGATAACCGTCGGAACCCATATCATGAACTGGAAGCAGCATATGTGGCACAGATTTGCTTAACATGGGAAGCTCTAAATTGGAACTACAAGAATTTTCTGCAGAAGAGAGCTTCATGGCGTGACAATGACCCTGGCTGTCCTGCCCATGTTGCGCAAGAGTTTCAGCAATTCCAAGTTCTTTTACAGCGATATATAGAAAATGAACCTTATGAGCAAGGCCGGAGACCTGAAATCTATGCTAGGATGAGGCTTTTGGCACCAAAGTTACTTTTAGTTCCAGAATACCGAG ATTCCGAAGACGATCAGAAGGAGGATGGTTTTGGATCAAGAATATCTTCAGATGACTTTCTTCTAATATTGGAAGACGGCATCCGAACTTTCATGAATTTTCTCAAGGCTGACAAGGAAAAACCTTGCCAAGTTATATCAGCATTTTTTAGGAGAAATCGAAGAGGTTCAGTCGATCCAACTCTTCTCCATCTAATGAAGAAAGTTAACCAAAAA AAAAAGATGAAGCTTAAAGATCTTCGCCATCCACGAGTATGCTTGAtgagaaaaaggaaattaaaggtGAACGAAGAGATGGAGATATTAATGGGTCTAATAGACCTGAAAGTGGTGTCTAGGGTTTTGCGAATGAATGACATTGTTGAAGAACAGACGCACTGGTGTGAAGCAAAGATGAGCAAAGTGAGAGTTGTGGAAGGGAAACTGCAAAGAGATTCCTCACCACTTTTCTTTCCTGCGCACTGA
- the LOC115963282 gene encoding 3-ketoacyl-CoA synthase 7-like, with translation MEIVLIRYLSFTNLSAVTKFPISLTHLLAITALIIAVICFTFRSNPVYLVDFSCYLPPDSLRVPTANFIEHCEASNIFDQECIDFQVKILERSGIGFESCMPIAVHEIPPNNSFYQAQEETEMVLSTIVKDLLSKHNINPKSIDILVSNCSLFCPTPSLTSMIINKFGFRSNVRSFSLSGMGCSAGMLSISLVKDLLKVHKNSVALVLSMEAITPNGYKGKVKSMLMANILFRMGGAAILLSNRKQDKHKAKYKLQNLVRTHLGSDDQAYQSVFQQPDESGKVGVSLSRELLHVAAKALRTNISELGPLVLPYSEQLRYGWSVIKQKIWFSTGQKGTYVPNFKKAFEHFCIHAGGKAVIDAIEDNLSLHKEDAEASRMTLYRFGNTSSSSLWYELSYLEAKGRVKKGDRVWQIAFGSGFKCNSAVWKCISDLDPDLRNSWSDRIHLYPVEIPKVCDH, from the coding sequence ATGGAGATTGTCTTGATTAGATATTTATCTTTTACAAACCTATCTGCTGTTACAAAATTCCCAATATCCCTCACCCATCTCTTAGCTATAACTGCATTAATCATTGCAGTTATCTGTTTTACTTTCAGATCCAATCCTGTTTACCTTGTTGATTTTTCCTGTTATCTACCTCCCGATAGCTTGCGAGTTCCAACTGCTAATTTTATTGAACATTGTGAAGCATCTAATATCTTTGACCAAGAATGTATCGATTTCCAAGTGAAAATATTGGAAAGATCAGGTATTGGATTTGAGAGTTGCATGCCTATTGCAGTGCATGAAATCCCACCAAATAATTCTTTTTACCAAGCTCAAGAGGAAACTGAAATGGTTCTGTCCACAATAGTCAAAGACCTTCTTTCCAAGCACAACATAAATCCTAAAAGCATTGACATTCTTGTATCCAACTGTAGCCTCTTCTGCCCTACACCATCCCTTACATCTATGATCATAAACAAGTTTGGATTCAGAAGCAATGTAAGGAGTTTCAGCCTCAGTGGAATGGGTTGCAGTGCTGGAATGTTATCAATTAGTCTGGTTAAAGATCTTCTAAAAGTTCACAAAAATTCAGTAGCTTTAGTTCTCAGCATGGAAGCTATAACTCCCAATGGTTATAAAGGTAAAGTTAAGTCCATGCTTATGGCCAACATTTTGTTTCGAATGGGAGGAGCAGCTATTTTGCTTTCTAATAGGAAGCAAGACAAGCACAAGGCCAAGTACAAACTTCAGAACCTTGTGAGAACACACTTGGGGTCTGATGACCAAGCTTACCAGTCTGTTTTCCAACAACCTGACGAATCTGGGAAAGTCGGAGTGTCTCTATCACGAGAACTTCTACATGTGGCAGCAAAAGCATTAAGGACAAACATATCGGAATTAGGCCCACTTGTCTTGCCATACTCCGAGCAGCTCCGGTATGGATGGTCAGTGATTAAGCAGAAAATATGGTTTTCAACAGGCCAGAAGGGAACTTATGTGCCGAATTTCAAAAAGGCTTTCGAGCATTTCTGTATACATGCTGGTGGAAAGGCAGTAATTGATGCCATAGAGGACAATCTCAGCCTACACAAAGAAGATGCAGAAGCATCAAGAATGACATTATATAGGTTTGGCAACACTTCATCTTCATCACTTTGGTACGAGCTGAGCTATCTGGAGGCAAAAGGAAGAGTGAAGAAGGGAGATCGGGTTTGGCAAATTGCCTTTGGAAGTGGCTTCAAGTGTAACAGTGCAGTTTGGAAATGCATATCAGATCTTGACCCAGATTTAAGAAATTCATGGTCAGACAGAATCCATTTGTATCCTGTTGAGATCCCAAAGGTGTGTGATCATTGA
- the LOC115962527 gene encoding uncharacterized protein LOC115962527 isoform X1 translates to MPCSEKEALVRLFYNVSSSFQLLFLFLYCSSFILPKFFHFLGRNPIIQRNQNRYEYNLSEDEAEVEVEEEEEDERYFHVECNEKDLLVADIIGGGESLLFLPKHPRRNQTLSEEFITPQESLFEDPDEDSALEIENLSVKCVHESDGEHDVEDVFEEEIPTRDADSVYKSETNQGGPSMLISKDLHKSEVEDNDKNCDEDYHNLEHESKKSETTNFSEDEKFFTFAPPKSERKKSIVQEKEEDEIFGDSCTAGSTSKSSSEWRSSVNYSEDPLSSSSRRSCPKWESYTMFQKYDEEMMFLDRISAQKLHETESLRSVLVGPRSMSERIVHKISTIKKRPSDNRRNPYHELEAAYVAQICLTWEALNWNYKNFLQKRASWRDNDPGCPAHVAQEFQQFQVLLQRYIENEPYEQGRRPEIYARMRLLAPKLLLVPEYRDSEDDQKEDGFGSRISSDDFLLILEDGIRTFMNFLKADKEKPCQVISAFFRRNRRGSVDPTLLHLMKKVNQKKKMKLKDLRHPRVCLMRKRKLKVNEEMEILMGLIDLKVVSRVLRMNDIVEEQTHWCEAKMSKVRVVEGKLQRDSSPLFFPAH, encoded by the exons ATGCCATGTTCAGAAAAAGAAGCTCTTGTTAGGCTGTTCTACAATGTCTCGAGTTCATTCCagctcctcttcctcttcctctacTGCTCCTCCTTTATACTTCCCAAGTTCTTCCATTTTCTTGGCAGAAATCCAATAATTCAAAG AAACCAAAATCGATATGAATATAACTTATCAGAGGATGAAGCAGAagtagaagtagaagaagaagaagaagatgagaggTATTTTCATGTTGAGTGCAACGAAAAAGATCTTCTTGTAGCTGACATCATTGGTGGCGGAGAATCACTattgtttttgccaaaacacCCTCGGAGGAATCAAACTCTTTCTGAAGAATTCATTACTCCACAAGAGAGCTTATTTGAAGACCCAGATGAAGATTCTGCCCTTGAAATTGAAAACCTCTCTGTTAAATGTGTTCATGAATCTGACGGAGAGCATGACGTTGAAGATGTGTTTGAAGAAGAGATTCCTACAAGAGATGCTGATTCAGTTTACAAATCTGAAACAAATCAAGGTGGGCCCTCCATGCTGATTTCTAAAGACCTACACAAAAGTGAAGTGGAAGACAATGACAAAAACTGTGACG aaGACTATCATAATCTAGAACATGAAAGCAAGAAGTCAGAGACAACAAATTTCTCAGAGGATgagaaattttttacttttgcacCACCCAAGTCAGAGAGAAAGAAGTCAATAGTTCAAGAAAAGGAGGAGGATGAGATATTTGGTGATTCATGCACTGCTGGCTCTACATCTAAGAGCTCGTCAGAGTGGAGAAGCTCAGTTAATTATTCTGAGGATCcactttcttcttcatcacGAAGGAGTTGTCCCAAATGGGAATCGTACACAATGTTTCAAAAATATGATGAGGAAATGATGTTCCTAGACAGAATAAGTGCACAAAAGCTTCATGAAACTG AGTCACTTAGGTCTGTTCTAGTGGGTCCAAGATCAATGTCAGAGAGAATTGttcataaaatttcaacaataaagaaaaggcCATCAGATAACCGTCGGAACCCATATCATGAACTGGAAGCAGCATATGTGGCACAGATTTGCTTAACATGGGAAGCTCTAAATTGGAACTACAAGAATTTTCTGCAGAAGAGAGCTTCATGGCGTGACAATGACCCTGGCTGTCCTGCCCATGTTGCGCAAGAGTTTCAGCAATTCCAAGTTCTTTTACAGCGATATATAGAAAATGAACCTTATGAGCAAGGCCGGAGACCTGAAATCTATGCTAGGATGAGGCTTTTGGCACCAAAGTTACTTTTAGTTCCAGAATACCGAG ATTCCGAAGACGATCAGAAGGAGGATGGTTTTGGATCAAGAATATCTTCAGATGACTTTCTTCTAATATTGGAAGACGGCATCCGAACTTTCATGAATTTTCTCAAGGCTGACAAGGAAAAACCTTGCCAAGTTATATCAGCATTTTTTAGGAGAAATCGAAGAGGTTCAGTCGATCCAACTCTTCTCCATCTAATGAAGAAAGTTAACCAAAAA AAAAAGATGAAGCTTAAAGATCTTCGCCATCCACGAGTATGCTTGAtgagaaaaaggaaattaaaggtGAACGAAGAGATGGAGATATTAATGGGTCTAATAGACCTGAAAGTGGTGTCTAGGGTTTTGCGAATGAATGACATTGTTGAAGAACAGACGCACTGGTGTGAAGCAAAGATGAGCAAAGTGAGAGTTGTGGAAGGGAAACTGCAAAGAGATTCCTCACCACTTTTCTTTCCTGCGCACTGA